The DNA segment taaatgcaaaaaaaaaaatgtaaaaataaaatatttgatataaGATGTATATTATATGACGTTGCCGTTATTCTGAGGACATTAAACTTGCTGCGTGCTAAAAGCACTCTCTGTTCTTTTGCCACGAACTCCCCTGTGAGATCGCACGCCCCGGGGACTCACTTTCCATAAAAATTTCCCATAGAAACAGAACAAATAACTCCGCGCCGAGCATCAGACGAGGACATTATTTTCACGCGTGGGGCATATCTGTTGAACGCATGCTTAAAGGGACCCccagagaaatgttagaacaagaagccATAAACTAAAACAAGAGggtcataatataatataaggcAGCTTTACTTTCCTGAGAGcgaggtagataagtggagcagcctccaagcagaagtggtagaggttaacaccgtaagggaatttaaacatgcatgggataggcatatggctaccgaatctaacacaagaccaacgaccgatTTTATCATTCCTGCGCTGTCTTGGGCAACACAAGATATATGGCGTCCCTGCATGGAGCCTATAGTTAAGTGTCAGCTCCTGCCCCAAACCACACTGCGGGAGAGCTAGTTCACCCCCAATAACTTCATTGCAGGTTCGCAGCACAAATTATGAGTTAAACTTTTATATCCAAAACCGGAATATTTAACAGATTTCCGGTAGCatcattcatatatattttttttttttgttaaaaagtcaGCAAACACACAAGGATTTGgcataataaaataactttaatgaATTGTAAGACTCTGgagtacagaaaacaaaattaagacCCATGGAGTGCAAATTAAATGTAACGTTCGCGAGGTTCCGTcgaatttaaaatgaaaagcggattaaaaggaggaaaaaaaaagagaaaaaccaaCAATCCCAGAACAGTCCCTCTGCCAGAGAAGTCAGAAGGGACCGGCCGAGGACAGAGGCTGCTCTCACTTGGGTTATTACAAAGCTATACTGATTACAGCATCATTTTCTTCTTAGTCATCATAATCCATCTCATGTCACTCACGGTGGGATTAACGAAGGAGAAAAGCCATCCGACTCATCGTTTCATTTTCTCTTCCATCTGCAAGGATTTAGTAGATATGCCCCTTGTagagctgctgctgcttcctTTATCACGACGAGCTGGAGGTCCCGCTGTCCGAAAACACCCCCCCAGAGAAACCATAATGATGACCGATCGGCCTCCTTACATCATTATAAGCCGATTCTATACAGACGCTTTCATCTGGAATTAAGATTAAACCCACAAGAACGGCAACCCCCCCTATCGCTACGGGAAGCAGCAGCACACAAAAAGGTATCTTCTCAATATACCAGAATAGGAGAATACAACTGCCATTTAAACATAATTTCCATCGGATTTCTGTATTTGCTGTATTTAAGTAAAAGATcaaaatgttataatttgttACGAGCTCCTcgggttgggggggggggattacttTTTAGGAGGAAAGGTTTACGGCGGCGGATAGAGAGATTTAAATGGCACCTGATGCAGGTAGCTCAATGCGCAGGGATGAGAAACGCGTCCGCGATGCAGAAGGTCCATGAGATACAAAACAATGGAGCAGCACGACGGACATTAACCCGTCCCACGGTCCTTAGCAATGTAGCTCCGTGTGTTCGATGGCACCGGCAGAGCATGGAAGACTAAGATTTCTATGGCAAGGTCGCCAACCCATCACATGTCTTTGGACTCCAGGCTTAAAGGAAAACGAGCAGCCATAGTGTAAAAGCAGAAGAACGTTCACTGAAAAAGAATTCTCTTCTGGAATCGGTCAACGGCTTAAACCCTATAACTTTAAACATGCCCATTAAAACATTCATCGGAAACGTATCGAGTTCCGGAATCTTTCTATAGTTTAAAACCCCTGACTTAACGCATGCTTAAAACGAACGTGAAATGTCTAAGACAAGTGTATGCTTTGCAGAAGGAgatccataaaaataaaaattagaggGCGTTTGTTTTGATCAGCCCTCCCAGagcaacaaaatataatacacaTGTGTTCAAGATTAGCTCACAACATATAAAGGTCTTGAGGCGGATGGAAGCGACGCAGATGGTTTTGTACAACAAAATCTTGCGCTTATGATCAAGATGGCGGTTTTTGGGACACCATGCTGTATATTTACGCCGTATGGTAAGGGTGTGTGGATGCGTGACCGTGGTCTCTCCTCGGGCGGTTGGGACAAACCCGTTTGTGTGAACTTTGCCCAATGCGGTTCGCCACATCCGGTGTAAAGGCATAAAATACCATAGTGAAATGCGTCAGGTAAGGATTAaacagatctctcactcgataTGAAATTCAATTACTGGCAGTATACGGGTTTTCAGCGGCTATATCGGCCCTTGCGCCAGCTGCTCAgtgaaaggttaaaaaaaaaaaaaaaggaatggcgTTCGATTAGAATAAACTAACTGTTCATATCGGCTCCAGACTCCTATATGGTTTAAAAGATAAGAGTTGGGTGCAGATAAACCGGATCCCTCTGCTACGTGCGGGGAGATATCATTCCGACAGCACAGACACAACTCCCTACCGCACAGCGCCCGGCGAAAGCACCAAGCGGCGGAACTTTATGGCACTCCGGCTACGCCATGATTTTAGCCGTAATCCCTTTTGTAATTCTTTATGCaatttcagataaaaaaaataacgatTGTGTCGATGCATAAAAATATAGAGTTCTTGCATTTCAGTGCATGCAACCAAAATGCTGAAGAAGCGACTAGGTTCCGGAACACACGATGCACGGACTCTGCAGGCTTTGGATTTGTTCTAAAATAAATCGTATTTTGAAATATctggttaaaagaaaaatattaataataatcttgaACCCCTATGCTGTTTTTAACATCAAAAAGGCATCGGATTCCGAAGCTTCCCACCAAGTACGAGAGCGCTTGGTCCTGTTCCAGTGAAAGCCATTTAATGACTTAGTAGACAGAGCCAGGGCAAATATTATAAGACTATCAGAACAGCCTCCCCATTCGGGTTATCGTGCAAAATAGTTGGCCCTCCCTGCCCTTTCGATATAAAAGCAAAAATTTGAGAATCTGCGACGATGGACTACAATACCCAGCATTCCAGGGGATGATGGCGTTTGTAGTCCAAAAGGAGGATGGAATGGGCCacccctgcaaaaaaaaaggcatttcagaaGCCCCCAGCGCTCCTGTCCAAAAATAGCAACGCAGGAGGAAGCGAAGAATAAGATTTTCGGGAGTTTAACAGAAGCGGCTGTTCTTTGTACAGCATGTAGTGCCTCATCGGACACAAACAGGAACAGGAGGGGTATTTCCTTTCCTTCACAGCTCATCAGCAGGGTAATTGCACGGAGAGGTCCGCGACTTGGTTGGTTCTGGACACCACGTAAAACGCCAGGACCCACTTTAGAAGCTTTGGGCTATAAATCCAAATTTGATCGCCAGGACCGCAGGATCGATGGTGCTGGCGTCCTGTAGGGGCTCCTCAAGTCATGCAGATTTATTTGTTCCCAACCCCCCCAGTGACAAAATATCCCTCGCCCCTGCCCTAGGTCCCAACGGCAGTAGATGACATCACACTGGCTCTTTTTCTGCCCTCATTAGCCTCTCTTTCACCTCCAGCGGCAGGGTATTAAATAATTCCTCCTCCACCACCAGTCCCGTGCGCTTCAGCAGGGGACACTCTCCTAGCTCCACCGGCAGACACTCCATCCGATTGCCACGCAGCTCGATTTGAGTCAAGTTGGTGAGTTCTCCCACCCTGGAGGGTAAGGACTGGAGCACGTTGTTCCCGAGGTTGAGGGTCCTCAGCTTCTTGCACTGGAATAACTCAGGCGGTAGGTTCTCAATCTGCGCATCAGACAGACAAAGAGAGAGTGGGGTCAGCGGACGGATTAACCCATGGGTGACCCTTTTCCCCCCAAATCctttattttcagtaaaataggtaaaaatacATGCATCTGAAACCCGCCTTACTTATACACCATTAACTTTCTGGTTTCATTatatgcatgattattcctccccattaagtaaTCTCTCCCTGTAAAAAATTACTGATATTTTAAAGCAGCCTTTGCAAGGGTGGGAGAAGCGAGAGAACGTTAGGACACTGTGctatgcagggccggactggcccaccgggataccgggaaatttcccggtgggccggaaggtccgtgggctgggcggccatgaagacagcggctgagctgccccccaggctgcccgaaatctaatcaaagcggccgctgggtgctgaagcggccggccggcatcagcacccagcagccgtgtgcgatggccgtctagtgatgggagcagtgtgaggggtgaaagctccgccccctcacactgacctttcacccctcacgctgcagtcatcactatgcggccatcagattgctgggaatgtaatctgaacggccgatgcgtgctgatgccgccggccggctctgctttaatactttttttttagtttatatggcaagccgatccagcttaccatataaataaaaaaaaaaagtgttaaagtagctccggccggcggcatcagcacgcgccggccgtttagattacattcccagcagtctgatggctgcatagtgatgggagcagcgtgaggtggaagctccgccccctcgcactcagacttctgcagcaccggatgtcaagaggagaacagtgtgcagctaccaggaagtcaagagaagtagaaggtgagtaaaaaaatgtattttttgtactgtataatgtttttgtatttgttaaaaacaaaaaaaatcggcatgtgtgtgtgtatgtaagtgtgtccccctatatgccactctgcctccagaaatgccttatacccccctatatgccactctgtcccatgatatgccttttaaccccctatatgccagagttgcatataggggtataaggcatttctggatgcagagtgacatatagggggtcaaaaggcatatctggaggcagagtggcataaagggggttaaaaggaatatcatggggcagaggagcatataggagggtataaagcatatcggggaggcagagtggcatatagggggcataaggcttttctggaggcagagtgccccatgatatgccttttaacccccttcatgccactctgcctccagaaatgccttataccccctatatgccactctgtcccatgatatgccttttaaccccctatatggcagagtggcatatagggggttagaaggcatatcatgggacagagtggcatatattattttttatttaatatggcaagctggatcggcttgccatataaagtaaacaaaaaatgtcccatgatatgccttttaaccgcctatatggcagagtggcatatagggggttagaaggcatatcatgggacaaagtggcatataggagggttgaggcatatcagggaggcagagtggcatatagcggggatataaggcttttctggaggcagagtgccccatgatatgccttttcaccccttttatgccactctgcctccagaaatgccttatacccccctatatgccactctgtcccatgatatgccttttaaccccctatatgccagagtggcatataggggtataaggcatttctggatgcagagtgacatatagggggtcaacggcatatctggaggcggagttgcataaagggagttaaaagggatgtcgtggggcagaggggcatataggagggtataaagcatattggggaggcagagtgtcatatagggggcataaggcttttctgtaggcagagtgccccatgatatgccttttaaccccctttatgccactctgcctccagaaatgccttataccccctatatgccactctgtcccatgatatgccttttaaccccctatatggcagagtggcatatagggggttagaaggcatatcatgggacagagtggcatataggggtataaggcatttctggatgcagagtgacatatagggggccaaaaggcatatctggaggtggagtggcaaaaagggggttaaaaggcatatcacggggcagaggggcatataggagggttgaggcatatcagggaggcagagtggcatatggggggtataaggcatttctggaggcagagtgccccatgatatgccttttaacccccttcatgccactctgcctccaggaatgccttatacccactatatgccactctgtcccatgatatgccttttaaccccctatatggcagagtggcatatagggggttagaaggcatatcatgggacagagtggcatatagggggtataaggcatttctggaggcagagtggcaaatagggggttagaaggcatatcaggggggcagagtggcaagcctgggggcagaggtgcataactcgggggtaggttgtcaaatgaaaagaaataaaaaccaaacatgtctcaatcatagcttttattaaatacgggaaaaaatagtctacatgaattaataaagaaataaaagtttcttaccagaatatcgtgaagaataatgtgatcagtgttttgttccactgaataaaatggaactttttcatctaaaaatgttcgcagtagtgttttgatcccattatgtgtaatgtatttcatttattagggccttttaacacttttgctttctggcattttaatacaaataatgagataaaaagaatggctcatagtgtgactcgggtgtgtataaggggtgcgtgtgggtataagagcttcaccgtgagataaactatatggggctggtctccaaatttttccagggctgcttttcagtcccagtccggccctggtgctATGGCTCAGATAGCccccatatataatatttaataaaaaatgtaataaaacattttaaatgtattattttaacaaaattatttaaagcCAGTCATCtgactcaataaaaaaaaagaaaagtggatttttttttattacatatatttttttgttttgggttaaaagaagggaaaaaagccAATATTTAAATGGAGGTCTTGATAGGATAGTTGAGTTTATGTATATGCCCAGAATACGGTATACCACATTTTACCAGCAGTTATGATGGAAGAGGTCTAAAAACACGCGGTACTCACTTGGTTGGCGGTGACAGCGAAGTACTGTAGGTTCTGGAGTTGGCCTATTTCGGGTGGTATGCTTGTAAGGGAGTTGTGACTCAGGTCCAAATATCGGAGCTTGCGACAGAAGCACAGCTGGACGGGGATTTTGTCTATCTTGTTACGGTTTAGATACAGCTTCTCGAGACTACCAAGGTTGCCGATTTGGATGGGTATGTAGGCGATGTGGTTGTACCAGAGCTTCAAGCAGGTAAGACGATGCAGATGTTGAAAGCTGATGATCTCCTCGATGGTTTTCAGGTTGTTGTCCTTCAAGTCAATCTCCTGCAGGTTGTGAAGACTGAAGATCGAGTGAGGGATCCTCTCCAGGTCGCACCGGAGCAACTCGAGCTCTGTTAGGTTGACCATCTTCTTAAAGCTGTTGAGGACCATCAGTTTGGTGCCCTCGTTGTTGACGGAAAGCTTCTGGAGGTGCATTCCCACATCGGTCACTACCTGGGGCAACTTGGTGAGGTTGCTCTTCAGTCTTAGCACTTTCAATCTCTTTAGCTCACGGAGTCCGTCGATAACTATGTACCTGTTGTTCTCTGCACTCAGGTTGCCGGTCAAGTGCAGCTCTTCGAGGGACTTTAAGCTGTAAATCCACAAGGGAATCTCTTTGATATCCGTGAATTTAATGTGTAAGGACTTTAGGTTCTCCCGTAGGAAGGCCAAGGCTGGAGCCTCGATTTTAGCCGCCGTATGATACAACCACAGCTCTTTTAAGTCTGTAAGCTGGGCGATACTCGGAGGGATGGTGACATCTGGTATCAGCTCCAGCTTTAGCACCTCCAGTTCAACCAGATCAAAGATTGTGTCCGGTATTCCGCTGAGCATAAAGAGATGAAGCTCGAGCTTCTCCTGAGAGTTTTTGGTGATCCGCTGACGAAGCTTGTCCAGCGTCCACTCGTGGTTGAGGTTCAGCTGCCTGAGCTTGTTCTCGCTGACCTCCGACAAGAACACCGCAAAGCGTTTGGAATACAGAGGATCGTACTGATCGATGAGATGCAGCATGAACGCGAAGTCGTTCTTTACATCTGGAATGTCGCTGTAGCTGCTCTCTTCCCGGATGGACTCGAAAGAATATTTCTTCAAGGAGCGTCTCAGCATCCACCACAGGGTGTACACGCAGACCAGTCCATAGAAGCCAACCAAGCTAATGTAGAAGGAGGCCAATATTTTGAAAAGCGTTGCCAACGGGTGAGCGCAACGATACATTCGGTAGCCGGTTAGACTCTCTATGTCCACCTTGCAGTCCACGTCGAACGTAATACTGCTCACGTAGTACACGGTGTAGCAAAGAATCAATATGAACTTGATGACCTTGATGATTGTCTGCCGCATATACAGTCTGTATACAATATCCCCTTCTTCCACGTGTGTCCTGAACTTCTTTACCTTCTCAAACAGCGCCTTGGCCTGCTCTCCCTCCTTTTTGTCCAGGACACCCGTCTCCGACCTGTCCACAATCCCTTGCTCCACCCTGGACTTGCTCCTCTGGAGCATGGGCACCGTTGCTTCGACGTCTTCACTGGCCGTTGAGGACTTCTTGTCGACGGAACCGTTCATTTTGCCAGCGGTGGGCTTGGGGTCGCTCTCTTCCACGACAGTCTCGGAGAGGGCCCTGGTAGTCCAAGGCGAGTCAAAACATTTGAGCAGTATGGAAACAAAGTGCTCCAGCTTGGAGCTGGTACGGGGAAATTTGAACCAGAAGTTGCTGCAGGCCAAAAAGATTAAGGTGTGCAGCAACACAAGGTACGGGAAATACTTGGCGAACCAATGCAAGCGATTCTCGTAGCACACCGCGTCCACGTAATTGTACTGATGTCTGTCCAGGTCGTATTTAATCCCCGTGGGCCCTAAAGTAGGGCCCATACTGGAGTTGGGATACGGGGATTCAGCCGCGGACCAGGCTCGGTAGGAATCGTTGCAGCTGTTGTGAGTCACCCACTTGCAGGGAAGACAGATCATTTTGTCCTGGGTGACCTGAAGGGTCCCCCCGAAAACCGCTATCATGAGCATGACGATGGAGATGTAATCCGTGAACACGTCCCACCATGGCTTCAGGATACGGTAAGCCGGCTGGGTGTCCGCAAAGTATCGAAGTTCTGTGACGGGAATCATGGCTCACCTGAAAACAAGGATACATAACAATAAAATGGGTATCAGACTCGGGGTGGACCCCCGGAAAACACAAACCGAGGACATCaaaaacgg comes from the Spea bombifrons isolate aSpeBom1 chromosome 8, aSpeBom1.2.pri, whole genome shotgun sequence genome and includes:
- the LRRC8A gene encoding volume-regulated anion channel subunit LRRC8A, which encodes MIPVTELRYFADTQPAYRILKPWWDVFTDYISIVMLMIAVFGGTLQVTQDKMICLPCKWVTHNSCNDSYRAWSAAESPYPNSSMGPTLGPTGIKYDLDRHQYNYVDAVCYENRLHWFAKYFPYLVLLHTLIFLACSNFWFKFPRTSSKLEHFVSILLKCFDSPWTTRALSETVVEESDPKPTAGKMNGSVDKKSSTASEDVEATVPMLQRSKSRVEQGIVDRSETGVLDKKEGEQAKALFEKVKKFRTHVEEGDIVYRLYMRQTIIKVIKFILILCYTVYYVSSITFDVDCKVDIESLTGYRMYRCAHPLATLFKILASFYISLVGFYGLVCVYTLWWMLRRSLKKYSFESIREESSYSDIPDVKNDFAFMLHLIDQYDPLYSKRFAVFLSEVSENKLRQLNLNHEWTLDKLRQRITKNSQEKLELHLFMLSGIPDTIFDLVELEVLKLELIPDVTIPPSIAQLTDLKELWLYHTAAKIEAPALAFLRENLKSLHIKFTDIKEIPLWIYSLKSLEELHLTGNLSAENNRYIVIDGLRELKRLKVLRLKSNLTKLPQVVTDVGMHLQKLSVNNEGTKLMVLNSFKKMVNLTELELLRCDLERIPHSIFSLHNLQEIDLKDNNLKTIEEIISFQHLHRLTCLKLWYNHIAYIPIQIGNLGSLEKLYLNRNKIDKIPVQLCFCRKLRYLDLSHNSLTSIPPEIGQLQNLQYFAVTANQIENLPPELFQCKKLRTLNLGNNVLQSLPSRVGELTNLTQIELRGNRMECLPVELGECPLLKRTGLVVEEELFNTLPLEVKERLMRAEKEPV